Proteins from a single region of Choristoneura fumiferana chromosome 27, NRCan_CFum_1, whole genome shotgun sequence:
- the LOC141443547 gene encoding uncharacterized protein: MEQDLKKMKYKRGAIKGKLTAFQNFLERFEAEPQLSELQVAELQLRYDKMVPIFDEFDALQTDIEMQSEPGTAGDGGIGEERKLFEDVYYASMSSAHVLIHKNTRRNSGDNASEI; encoded by the exons ATGGAGCAAGACCTTAAAAAGATGAAATACAAACGTGGTGCAATTAAGGGCAAACTTACAGCTTTTCAAAACTTTTTAGAACGCTTTGAAGCAGAACCTCAGCTTAGCGAATTGCAAGTTGCCGAACTTCAGCTACGCTATGATAAGATGGTGCCTATATTCGATGAATTTGATGCATTACAGACTGACATCGAAATGCAGTCAGAACCTGGGACTGCGGGCGACGGAGGCATCGGAGAGGAGCGCAAGCTTTTCGAAGATGTCTACTACGCCAGCATGTCCTCAGCACACGTCTTAATACACAAAAATACGAGGCGTAACTCCGGTGACAATGCATCTGAG ATTTGA